A stretch of Rhododendron vialii isolate Sample 1 chromosome 4a, ASM3025357v1 DNA encodes these proteins:
- the LOC131323061 gene encoding uncharacterized protein LOC131323061: MDRSFLLPFLGENGWRNGRNHFWLKKWHTFGLGVFAILAVFWEWLKPCCPCLAKLRHLHFRRRDSFSGRRRPDPIPTDVDGPASRVLLEDGDEVRMEFLPEELRQNVVKLSCESTAEGGICDVYLVGTAHVSQESCKQVKAVIRISKPQVVFLELCPIRKPVLLTQNLKVPTMRDMVEMWTTQHDIFGILYSWFLAKVASKLEVCPGSEFRVACEEAFKYDDNVQVKLGDRPVEITLQRTWAKMPLWHKTKLLYSMVIQAFFLPNSEDLNKMLKEMDDVDMLTRVILDMSKQFPTLMETLVHERDQYMSTTLEEVAGKYSSVVAVVGKGHLQGIMKYWKQPVELEQLLHVDMPSRRPAISAVKLLTTVGVAVAGVAIISGIYLATKK; the protein is encoded by the exons ATGGATAGGTCATTCTTGCTGCCATTTTTGGGTGAAAATGGGTGGAGAAATGGGAGGAACCATTTTTGGCTGAAGAAATGGCACACCTTTGGGCTAGGTGTTTTTGCGATTTTGGCCGTGTTTTGGGAATGGCTCAAGCCATGTTGCCCATGTCTAGCGAAACTCCGACACCTCCACTTCCGCCGCCGCGACTCGTTCTCCGGCCGCCGCAGACCTGATCCAATCCCGACGGACGTGGACGGCCCTGCCTCTCGAGTACTACTCGAAGATGGAGACGAGGTTCGGATGGAGTTTCTGCCGGAGGAGCTTCGGCAAAACGTGGTGAAGCTTTCGTGCGAGTCGACGGCGGAAGGAGGAATTTGCGACGTTTATTTGGTTGGAACGGCTCATGTGTCTCAG GAATCATGCAAACAAGTTAAAGCAGTAATCaggatttcaaaaccacag GTCGTTTTCTTGGAACTATGCCCAATTCGTAAGCCTGTACTTCTTACTCAGAATTTAAAG GTACCAACCATGAGAGATATGGTGGAGATGTGGACGACACAGCACGATATATTTGGAATCTTGTACAGCTGGTTTCTGGCCAAG GTTGCCAGCAAGCTTGAGGTTTGCCCTGGTTCTGAGTTTCGGGTGGCATGTGAAGAAGCGTTCAAGTATGATGACAACGTGCAAGTGAAACTTGGTGATCGCCCGGTAGAA ATTACTTTACAAAGGACATGGGCAAAGATGCCACTTTGGCATAAGACAAAATTACTTTATTCCATGGTTATCCAAGCATTCTTTTTACCAAACTCTGAAGATCTCAATAAAATG CTGAAGGAAATGGATGATGTTGATATGTTGACTCGTGTGATTCTAGATATGAGCAAGCAATTCCCCACTCTCATGGAAACCCTTGTACATGAGCGAGATCA GTACATGTCAACCACTTTAGAAGAAGTTGCTGGTAAGTACAGTTCTGTTGTTGCAGTTGTCGGAAAGGGGCACCTTCAGGGAATTATGAAGTACTGGAAGCAACCTGTTGAG CTGGAGCAGCTTCTGCATGTAGATATGCCTTCAAGGAGGCCGGCCATTTCAGCAGTGAAGCTCCTCACAACTGTTGGAGTTGCAGTTGCTGGTGTGGCCATAATTTCTGGCATTTATCTCGCAACCAAGAAATAG
- the LOC131323064 gene encoding uncharacterized protein LOC131323064 — protein MDALSVTPPESASPASAEHLVISIHGPPSPLVPGDTGTDIRSINSSAENEDRGGSAAAAEDAGDRWKVLPEELCLNVVKLLCKSTADGGICEVYVIGTAHVSKESCQEVKAVIGFIKPQVVFLELCPSRKAVLFPQNLKVPTMRDMVEMWKTQRDIFGILYSWFLAKVASKLEVCPGSEFRVACEEALKYDDNVQVKLGDRPVQITLQRTWAKMPLWHKIKLLYSVVFQAFFLPSSEDLNKMLKEMDDADMLTRVIQDMSKQFPTLMETLVHERDQYMSATLLEVAGTHSSIVAVVGKGHLEGIKKYWNPSVELEHLQHADMPSRRLAISAVKLLTTVGVAAAGVAMISGLCVGWLF, from the exons ATGGACGCCCTCTCTGTAACTCCGCCGGAATCCGCCTCTCCCGCTTCGGCGGAGCACCTTGTGATCAGCATCCACGGCCCTCCCTCTCCTCTAGTGCCCGGAGACACTGGCACCGACATTAGGAGCATTAATTCTTCTGCTGAGAATGAAGACAGAGGCGGCAgcgcggcggcggcggaggatgCCGGAGATCGGTGGAAGGTGCTGCCGGAGGAGCTTTGCCTGAACGTGGTGAAGCTTTTGTGCAAGTCGACCGCGGATGGGGGAATTTGCGAGGTTTATGTGATTGGAACTGCTCATGTTTCTAAG GAATCATGCCAAGAAGTTAAAGCTGTAATCGGATTTATAAAACCACAG GTTGTTTTCTTGGAACTATGCCCCAGTCGTAAGGCTGTACTTTTTCCTCAGAATTTAAAG GTACCAACCATGAGAGATATGGTGGAGATGTGGAAGACACAGCGCGATATATTTGGAATCCTGTACAGCTGGTTTCTGGCCAAG GTTGCCAGCAAGCTTGAGGTTTGCCCTGGTTCTGAGTTTCGGGTGGCATGTGAAGAAGCGCTCAAGTATGATGACAACGTGCAAGTTAAACTTGGTGATCGCCCGGTACAA ATTACTTTGCAAAGGACATGGGCAAAGATGCCACTTTGGCATAAGATAAAATTACTTTATTCCGTGGTTTTCCAAGCATTCTTTTTACCAAGCTCTGAAGATCTCAATAAAATG CTGAAGGAAATGGATGATGCTGATATGTTGACTCGTGTGATTCAAGATATGAGCAAGCAATTCCCCACTCTCATGGAAACCCTTGTACATGAGCGAGATCA GTACATGTCAGCAACTTTATTAGAAGTTGCTGGTACGCACAGTTCAATTGTTGCAGTTGTCGGAAAGGGGCACCTGGAGGGAATAAAGAAGTACTGGAATCCATCTGTTGAG CTGGAGCACCTTCAGCATGCAGATATGCCTTCACGGAGGCTGGCTATTTCAGCAGTGAAGCTCCTCACAACTGTAGGGGTGGCAGCTGCTGGTGTGGCCATGATTTCTGGCCTTTGCGTAGGCTGGCTATTTTAG
- the LOC131323066 gene encoding protein FAR-RED IMPAIRED RESPONSE 1-like: MMSPESIPSAMPSPSPKWRTNEDDQIDFGRVTGEEEELWSGYSENEEEVGPSNKECDGINTTEDGKEAIENCEDRVEEPKVGMTFDSLDKAYFYYCQFAKEKGFAVCKRTSRKGKDVKLSYVTLSCSRGGKAKVTTSNLAKPRPQSKIDCPAHVTVVILPDGKWRLNRIVLEHNHVQSPSKVRYFKCNRILDDHVKRKLELNDKAGINLNKTYDSLQIEAGGPGKLLYGQKDCRNYVDKVRRSLVKEGDAEAMHNYFMKMKADNSDFFFAMDLDDNGRLRNVFWADARSRAACKEFGDVVTFDTTYLVNRYNMPFAPFVGVNHHGQSILLGCGLISHEDTESFSWLFQT; encoded by the exons ATGATGTCGCCGGAGTCTATTCCGTCGGCAATGCCCTCTCCATCGCCGAAGTGGAGGACAAACGAAGATGaccaaattgattttggcag AGTCactggagaagaagaagagttatGGAGTGGATATAGTGAAAATGAAGAAGAGGTAGGTCCTTCAAACAAAGAGTGTGATGGGATAAATACTACTGAGGATGGGAAGGAGGCAATAGAAAATTGTGAAGATAGAGTTGAGGAACCAAAAGTGGGAATGACATTCGACTCATTAGACAAAGCTTATTTCTATTACTGTCAATTTGCTAAAGAAAAAGGGTTTGCTGTGTGCAAAAGAACATCGAGAAAGGGAAAAGATGTGAAGTTGAGTTATGTAACTCTTTCTTGCAGTCGTGGTGGAAAGGCAAAGGTGACAACAAGCAACCTAGCAAAACCACGTCCGCAATCCAAAATTGATTGTCCAGCTCACGTTACTGTTGTTATACTGCCGGATGGAAAGTGGAGGTTAAACCGGATTGTTTTGGAGCACAATCATGTACAGAGCCCTTCAAAGGTACGGTATTTCAAGTGCAATAGGATACTTGATGATCATGTCAAAAGAAAGCTTGAACTAAATGATAAAGCCGGGATCAACCTGAACAAGACTTATGACTCACTTCAGATTGAGGCTGGGGGACCTGGTAAGCTTCTGTATGGTCAGAAAGATTGCCGAAATTATGTGGATAAAGTGCGACGTTCACTAGTTAAGGAAGGAGATGCTGAGGCAATGCACAATTATTTCATGAAGATGAAAGCCGACAATTCTGACTTCTTTTTTGCAATGGATTTGGATGATAATGGTCGATTAAGAAATGTCTTCTGGGCTGATGCAAGGAGTAGGGCAGCTTGTAAGGAGTTCGGTGATGTTGTGACCTTTGACACAACGTACTTGGTAAACAGGTATAACATGCCTTTTGCTCCATTTGTAGGTGTGAATCATCATGGTCAATCTATTTTATTGGGATGTGGGCTAATTTCTCATGAAGATACAGAGTCATTTTCGTGGCTATTTCAAACTTAG
- the LOC131323058 gene encoding protein FAR-RED IMPAIRED RESPONSE 1-like isoform X1 has translation MRKVVYDSLTIKQFEDTWDIFIKKYELQSNTWLQGLYLERKRWMPAYLKDMFWAGMSSTQRSESMNAYFNCYIHKKTTLKQFVEKYENALANKVESKNELDAKSLHTYIPLLTEDELEKQFQSAYTNSKFQEFQKQFFGKLDCLCSKTKECGIMSEYEVQEWITFGEEEEKKRKQVSFTVDFNSETNETHCNCRLFDFRGMVCTHQLMVWFQRGIQKVPDKYVLKRWCKNVKRVHTKVRICYDKLSTSIEAHRHDNMCNLFNEVADLAKASQEKYDMVMTRVRELKRELMDVSVNCESNVGFKTPNDSFSLGDEVIKTKQSTNILDPEGLRRKGRPPCKRMQGVVEKAVKKKIEKKKTTLPREKAKEVEEIVVDHVFGTQESVVNLNSHQSYMGQSMWPNLMPHNMQPNMAQGGSIFQFSPSSCPTGTGFNQFMYMFPSSQTNMPSLFNSHDWRGHSNITSRQVWGGGQLSFLKTQEQCVGGPPQSFMEMLNASDNAEE, from the exons ATGCGTAAGGTTGTTTATGATTCACTAACAATAAAACAATTTGAAGATACTTGGGATATATTCATCAAAAAGTATGAGCTTCAAAGTAATACATGGTTACAGGGGTTGTATCTGGAAAGGAAACGATGGATGCCTGCTTATTTGAAAGATATGTTTTGGGCGGGGATGTCATCCACCCAAAGAAGCGAGAGTATGAATGCATATTTCAATTGTTACATTCATAAAAAGACGACCTTGAAACAGTTTGTGGAGAAGTATGAAAATGCTTTGGCGAATAAGGTAGAGAGTAAAAATGAACTAGATGCGAAAAGTCTCCACACTTACATCCCGTTACTAACTGAAGATGAGTTGGAGAAGCAATTTCAAAGTGCTTACACGAATTCAAAATTTCAGGAGTTTCAAAAGCAGTTTTTCGGGAAACTTGACTGTTTGTGTTCAAAGACAAAAGAATGTGGTATTATGTCCGAATATGAGGTACAAGAGTGGATTACatttggagaagaagaagagaaaaagaggaaacaaGTGTCATTTACTGTCGATTTTAATTCTGAAACCAATGAAACACATTGTAATTGTCGATTGTTTGATTTTAGAGGAATGGTGTGCACACACCAATTGATGGTGTGGTTTCAAAGGGGAATTCAAAAAGTGCCTGACAAGTATGTGTTGAAaagatggtgcaaaaatgtgaaaaggGTACACACTAAAGTTCGGATATGTTACGATAAGTTGTCAACGTCAATTGAAGCGCATCGGCATGACAATATGTGCAATCTCTTTAATGAGGTTGCTGATTTAGCAAAAGCATCTCAAGAGAAGTACGATATGGTGATGACACGGGTACGCGAACTAAAACGAGAGTTGATGGACGTTTCGGTTAATTGTGAAAGTAATGTGGGTTTCAAAACTCCTAATGATTCATTTTCACTTGGAGATGAGGTTATTAAAACCAAACAGAGTACGAACATACTTGACCCCGAAGGTCTTCGTCGAAAAGGGAGACCGCCGTGTAAAAGGATGCAAGGTGTTGTGGAAAAAGCTGTtaagaagaaaatagaaaagaagaagacgacATTGCCCAGGGAAAAAGCTAAG GAGGTTGAGGAGATTGTGGTTGACCATGTGTTTGGGACACAAGAGAGTGTTGTCAATTTAAAT AGTCATCAAAGCTACATGGGGCAATCAATGTGGCCAAACTTGATGCCCCATAATATGCAACCGAATATGGCACAAGGTGGAAGCATCTTCCAATTTTCTCCAAGTTCATGCCCAACTGGAACAGGCTTCAACCAATTCATGTATATGTTTCCAAGTTCACAAACAAACATGCCATCCTTATTCAATAGTCATGATTGGAGAGGGCACTCAAATATTACAAGCAGACAAGTTTGGGGAGGAGGGCAATTAAGTTTTTTGAAGACTCAAGAGCAATGTGTTGGAGGACCACCGCAAAGTTTTATGGAAATGCTGAATGCATCAGATAATGCTGAAGAGTAA
- the LOC131323058 gene encoding protein FAR-RED IMPAIRED RESPONSE 1-like isoform X2, with protein MRKVVYDSLTIKQFEDTWDIFIKKYELQSNTWLQGLYLERKRWMPAYLKDMFWAGMSSTQRSESMNAYFNCYIHKKTTLKQFVEKYENALANKVESKNELDAKSLHTYIPLLTEDELEKQFQSAYTNSKFQEFQKQFFGKLDCLCSKTKECGIMSEYEVQEWITFGEEEEKKRKQVSFTVDFNSETNETHCNCRLFDFRGMVCTHQLMVWFQRGIQKVPDKYVLKRWCKNVKRVHTKVRICYDKLSTSIEAHRHDNMCNLFNEVADLAKASQEKYDMVMTRVRELKRELMDVSVNCESNVGFKTPNDSFSLGDEVIKTKQSTNILDPEGLRRKGRPPCKRMQGVVEKAVKKKIEKKKTTLPREKAKVEEIVVDHVFGTQESVVNLNSHQSYMGQSMWPNLMPHNMQPNMAQGGSIFQFSPSSCPTGTGFNQFMYMFPSSQTNMPSLFNSHDWRGHSNITSRQVWGGGQLSFLKTQEQCVGGPPQSFMEMLNASDNAEE; from the exons ATGCGTAAGGTTGTTTATGATTCACTAACAATAAAACAATTTGAAGATACTTGGGATATATTCATCAAAAAGTATGAGCTTCAAAGTAATACATGGTTACAGGGGTTGTATCTGGAAAGGAAACGATGGATGCCTGCTTATTTGAAAGATATGTTTTGGGCGGGGATGTCATCCACCCAAAGAAGCGAGAGTATGAATGCATATTTCAATTGTTACATTCATAAAAAGACGACCTTGAAACAGTTTGTGGAGAAGTATGAAAATGCTTTGGCGAATAAGGTAGAGAGTAAAAATGAACTAGATGCGAAAAGTCTCCACACTTACATCCCGTTACTAACTGAAGATGAGTTGGAGAAGCAATTTCAAAGTGCTTACACGAATTCAAAATTTCAGGAGTTTCAAAAGCAGTTTTTCGGGAAACTTGACTGTTTGTGTTCAAAGACAAAAGAATGTGGTATTATGTCCGAATATGAGGTACAAGAGTGGATTACatttggagaagaagaagagaaaaagaggaaacaaGTGTCATTTACTGTCGATTTTAATTCTGAAACCAATGAAACACATTGTAATTGTCGATTGTTTGATTTTAGAGGAATGGTGTGCACACACCAATTGATGGTGTGGTTTCAAAGGGGAATTCAAAAAGTGCCTGACAAGTATGTGTTGAAaagatggtgcaaaaatgtgaaaaggGTACACACTAAAGTTCGGATATGTTACGATAAGTTGTCAACGTCAATTGAAGCGCATCGGCATGACAATATGTGCAATCTCTTTAATGAGGTTGCTGATTTAGCAAAAGCATCTCAAGAGAAGTACGATATGGTGATGACACGGGTACGCGAACTAAAACGAGAGTTGATGGACGTTTCGGTTAATTGTGAAAGTAATGTGGGTTTCAAAACTCCTAATGATTCATTTTCACTTGGAGATGAGGTTATTAAAACCAAACAGAGTACGAACATACTTGACCCCGAAGGTCTTCGTCGAAAAGGGAGACCGCCGTGTAAAAGGATGCAAGGTGTTGTGGAAAAAGCTGTtaagaagaaaatagaaaagaagaagacgacATTGCCCAGGGAAAAAGCTAAG GTTGAGGAGATTGTGGTTGACCATGTGTTTGGGACACAAGAGAGTGTTGTCAATTTAAAT AGTCATCAAAGCTACATGGGGCAATCAATGTGGCCAAACTTGATGCCCCATAATATGCAACCGAATATGGCACAAGGTGGAAGCATCTTCCAATTTTCTCCAAGTTCATGCCCAACTGGAACAGGCTTCAACCAATTCATGTATATGTTTCCAAGTTCACAAACAAACATGCCATCCTTATTCAATAGTCATGATTGGAGAGGGCACTCAAATATTACAAGCAGACAAGTTTGGGGAGGAGGGCAATTAAGTTTTTTGAAGACTCAAGAGCAATGTGTTGGAGGACCACCGCAAAGTTTTATGGAAATGCTGAATGCATCAGATAATGCTGAAGAGTAA